The Humulus lupulus chromosome 3, drHumLupu1.1, whole genome shotgun sequence genome window below encodes:
- the LOC133824618 gene encoding uncharacterized protein LOC133824618, whose product MKKNGQLRICVDYRDLNRACSKDEFPLPIAELLVDATTGFDALSFMDGFSGYNQIKMAPEDEELTAFRTPKGIFCYTVMPFGLKNAGATYQRAMATIFEDMMHNTVECYVDDLVVKTKERENHLDDLKRVFDRLKQHNLKMNPLKCAFGVTSGKFLRFIVRHRGIEIDPAKIKAILEMPPPCNLRQLHGLQGRLTYIRRFILNLSGRCQPFSRLMQKNVPFIWDEACQNAFESIKKYLLHPLVLRAPILGKPLILYITSLDRSLGALLAQNNEEGKEEALYYLSRTLVRAEQNYPPIEKVCLALIFAVTKLRHYLLSHPVTLVSKADPLRYILSKPVLSGRLAKWSMILSEFEINFVPQKAIKGQSLADFLAAHPIPDDMELREDLPDEEVFTVDTSSWQLYFDGAAKNSGAGAGIFFVTPSGGLIPYSFHILAICTNNVAEYEALVIGLEVALEMKIQSLEVFGDSLLVIKQMSGEFAVKHENLIPYHEKAKYLLGQFQDITLNHIPRSKNGKADALANLAASLTLPEERDIQITIGERHVLSQSTERVEEENTVNLITFLDNANENDWHQPIKDYIQKGVLPEDLKKKMDVRRRAPRFVVFNDTLYKRSFDGILLRCLLKEEAAHALKETHAGTCGAHQTGPKLSAQLKRLGYYWPTMVQDAINFAKGCKLCQLHGDFIHQPPQPLHPSILSWPFETWGMDVIDSFTPPSSKAHKYILAITDYFSKWDEAVPLKEVRVEDVADFIRTHVIYRYGVPSKIISDNALLFQM is encoded by the coding sequence ATGAAGAAAAATGGGCAACTCCGCATATGTGTGGATTACCGAGATCTTAATCGGGCTTGCTCAAAAGATGAATTCCCACTCCCCATCGCTGAGTTATTGGTAGATGCTACCACTGGTTTCGATgccttatcattcatggatgggtTTTCTGGGTACAACCAAATCAAGATGGCACCTGAAGATGAAGAGCTCACTGCTTTTCGAACACCAAAAGGCATATTTTGCTATACAGTTATGCCATTTGGTCTCAAGAATGCAGGGGCAACCTACCAAAGAGCAATGGCCACAATTTTTGAAGACATGATGCACAATACTGTTGAATGTTATGTTGATGATTTAGTGGTCAAAACAAAAGAAAGGGAAAATCATCTTGATGATTTAAAACGAGTCTTTGATAGGCTCAAGCAACACAATCTCAAGATGAAccctttaaaatgtgcatttgggGTAACATCAGGAAAGTTCCTCAGGTTTATAGTCAGACATCGAGGAATTGAAATCGACCCTGCAAAAATCAAAGCAATTTTGGAAATGCCTCCCCCATGTAACTTACGTCAACTACATGGACTACAAGGAAGACTTACATATATCCGAAGGTTCATCTTAAACCTGTCCGGTAGATGTCAACCTTTTTCGAGATTGATGCAGAAAAATGTCCCATTCATTTGGGATGAGGCATGCCAAAATGCTTTTGAAAGTATTAAGAAATACCTGTTACACCCACTAGTGTTGAGAGCTCCAATCTTAGGAAAGCCATTGATATTATATATCACCTCACTTGACCGCTCCTTGGGAGCCTTGCTGGCGCAGAACAATGAGGAGGGAAAAGAAGAGGCTCTTTACTACCTAAGTAGAACTTTAGTAAGGGCAGAACAAAACTACCCTCCAATCGAGAAAGTGTGCTTGGCTTTAATTTTTGCCGTCACAAAATTACGGCATTATTTACTCTCACACCCTGTGACTTTAGTGTCAAAAGCTGACCCCTTAAGATATATTCTATCAAAGCCCGTGTTGTCTGGACGACTGGCCAAATGGTCTATGATTTTGTCAGAATTTGAAATCAACTTTGTCCCGCAAAAAGCAATAAAAGGGCAATCATTGGCGGATTTTCTGGCAGCACACCCAATTCCAGATGATATGGAGTTGCGAGAAGATCTTCCAGACGAAGAAGTTTTCACGGTAGATACTTCATCATGGCAATTATACTTTGATGGGGCAGCGAAAAATAGTGGGGCAGGTGCTGGAATTTTCTTTGTGACACCATCGGGAGGCCTGATACCTTACTCTTTCCATATTCTAGCTATATGCACCAATAATGTAGCAGAATACGAAGCGTTAGTTATCGGCCTCGAAGTTGCACTCGAAATGAAAATACAATCATTGGAAGTATTTGGCGATTCTCTCTTGGTCATTAAACAAATGAGTGGTGAATTTGCAGTCAAGCACGAGAATTTAATCCCTTACCATGAAAAGGCTAAATATTTGCTTGGTCAATTTCAAGATATAACTCTAAATCATATCCCTAGATCAAAAAATGGTAAAGCTGATGCGTTAGCTAATTTAGCTGCTTCGCTAACACTTCCTGAAGAAAGGGATATCCAAATTACCATAGGGGAGCGCCATGTACTATCCCAATCCACGGAAAGagttgaagaagaaaatacagTCAACTTGATAACTTTCCTGGACAACGCAAATGAAAACGACTGGCATCAACCAATCAAAGACTACATCCAAAAAGGagtcttgccagaagacttgaaGAAAAAAATGGATGTAAGAAGAAGAGCGCCTCGATTTGTGGTCTTTAATGACACATTGTACAAGCGTTCATTCGATGGGATATTGTTGAGATGTCTCTTGAAAGAAGAGGCAGCACATGCACTTAAAGAAACTCATGCCGGTACATGTGGCGCCCATCAAACTGGCCCAAAACTATCAGCTCAATTAAAGCGGTTGGGTTACTATTGGCCTACTATGGTTCAAGATGCGATTAATTTTGCTAAAGGTTGTAAGTTGTGCCAATTACATGGAGATTTCATCCACCAACCCCCTCAACCACTCCATCCTTCTATACTATCATGGCCTTTCGAAACATGGGGAATGGACGTCATTGATTCTTTTACACCACCTTCTTCCAAAGCCCACAAATATATTTTGGCCATTACAGATTACTTCTCCAAATGGGATGAAGCCGTACCACTAAAAGAAGTACGGGTAGAAGATGTCGCTGATTTTATAAGGACTCACGTAATTTATCGATACGGGGTTCCTTCAAAAATTATCTCCGACAATGCCCTTTTATTTCAAATGTAA